The Pseudodesulfovibrio hydrargyri genome segment TATCACGACATCGGTCGATTCCCGCAGTTCGCGCGCTACGCCACCTTCAAGGACGCGGACTCGGTCAATCACGGCCGCATGGGCGTGCTGACCCTGCGCCGCCTCGACCTGCCAGGCGGGTTCACGGACCACGAGTGGCGTCTGATCAAGACCGCCGTGGGGCTGCACAACGTCAAAGAGGTCAACCCGGACATGAAGAAGCCTCTGGCCGTCATGGTCGGCGTCACCCGCGACGCGGACAAGATCGACATCTTCTCCGTGATCCTGGACCACCTGTCCCGCCCGCGCTCGCCGGGCCAAGTGGTCATTCACCAGCTCGAGGAACACCCCACGCGCTATACCCCGGCGGTCTACGAGGCGGTCATGTCCGGCGGCTCCTGCGACTACGCGCTGCTCAAATACGACAAGGATTTCCTGCTGCTTCTGACCGGCTGGCTCTTCTCACTGCGATACGGGACCTCGGCCCGGCTGCTGCGCGAGCGCGGCTTGGTGGCCCGGACCTTCGGGATGCTGCCCGAAAACGAGGAAATCAGGGCCCTGGAGAAGAAAGTCTTCCGCCACCTGGAAGCGAAGGAAGCGGCCCGGCCCGAAGGTTAGACAGCCAAGGAGGCGCTGTGACCACGGAAACCCTGCTCCGACTCGGTTCGTTCCTGGCCATCCTGGCGGTCATGGGCGCGGCGGAGACCCTCCGGCCCCGGCGCGGATTGTCCACGGGCAAGGGACGCCGCTGGTTCGCCAACCTGTCCGTGGCAGTCCTCGCCTCGGTCCTGACCCGTGTGCTTATCCCGATCCTGCCCGCCGGGGTGGCCGCCTACTGCCGGACGCACGGCCTCGGCCTGCTCCACCTCGTCTCCCCGCCGCCGGTTCTCGCCTGGATCGTCTCGGTGCTCGTCCTGGACATGGCCATCTACTGGCAGCACGTCCTTTTCCATCGCCGACAGCTGCTCTGGCGGGTGCACCGCATGCACCACGCGGACCTGGACATCGACGCATCCACCGGCATCCGCTTCCACCCCATCGAGATCGTCCTGTCCATGCTCATCAAGCTGGCCGTGGTCCTGGTCCTGGGCCCGCCCGCCGGGGCCGTAATCCTGTTCGAAATCCTGCTCAACGGCTGCGCCGTGTTCAATCACGCCAACGTGCGCATCCCGCTGCATGTCGACCGGGTCCTGCGGCTCTTCCTGGTCACCCCTGACCAGCACCGAGTGCACCACTCGACGAACATGCGCGAGGCCAACATGAATTTCGGCTTCAACTTCCCGTGGTGGGACCGGATGTTCCGGACCTACAAGCCCCAGCCCGACCTGGGCCACGAGCGCATGCGCATCGGCCTGAACATCTTCCGCGACCGCGAGTACGGCGGGTTGATCCGCATGCTGACCATACCGTTTCTCTAAGGGCCGCTTTACTTCCTCCTGAGAATGCTTATTCTTTTCGGTAACGCATTGCCATCCGAACACAGGAGAATCCCATGTCCGATACACTCTACGACGTCGTCATACTCGGTTCCGGGCCCGGCGGGCTGCAGGCCGCCATCCACGCCTCGCGCAAGAAGGCCAGGACCCTGATGCTCGGCCGCATCGACAACTCCAGCCTGTACTGGGCCCACGTAGAAAACTACTGCTGCCAGATCAAGATATCCGGCGAGGAAATCCTGAAGAAGGGCCGCGACCAGGCCGAGAGCTTCGGGGCCGAGTTCCGGGACGAGGACGTCCTGGCCATCGAGCCCGACGGCAAGCTCTTCTCGCTCAAGCTCGAATCCGGCGACACGGTCCGGGCCAAGACCGTCATCCTGGCCACCGGATCCAGCCGCAACAAGCTGGGCGTGCCCGGCGAAAAGGAGCTGCTCGGCAAGGGCGTGAGCTACTGCGTTGACTGCGACGCGGGCTTCTACCGCAATGAGGTGGTGGCCGTGGCCGGATGCCGCAGCGCCGCCGCGGGCGGGGCTGTTGCCCTGACCAACTTCGCCAGTGAAGTGCACCTCTACTGCGAGGAGCTGGACGTGAACGAAGGGTTGCGCAGGCAGCTCGACGAGACCGGGGTAAAGGTCCACGAAGGCGTGTCCATCAAGGAAATCCGGGGCGAAAACGCCGTCTCCTCGGTGCTCCTTTCCGACGGCGCCACCCAGGACGTCACCGGCGTGTTCATCGAGCTGGGCGCCAAGGGCGTGCTGGAACTGACCGCCATGCTCGGCGTTCAGCTGGACGAAAACATGAAGTACATCGAGGCGGACAAGAAGCAGCGCACCAACGTGCCCGGCGTGTACGCGGCAGGCGACATTTGCGGCCCTCCCCTGCAAATGGCCAAGGCTGTGGGCGAGGGGTGCGTGGCCGGCATCGAAGCCGCCACCTACGCCAAGAAGCTTGAAAAGGACGAGTAACCTGAAAGGGCTATAGCCCGGGGATGCGGCAGCAGACCTGGGCCTCGATGAAACCGGATATCCGCTTGCGGGCATCCGGTTCGTCGTTGTTGAACCGGAGCACCGCGTAGTGCACGTGGTCCTTCATGAAGGTCTTGAGCACGGTGCAGCCCACGGAGATTCCGTCCCCGGCCATGTCGAAGGGATGGAAGGTCAGGCGCACGCTCCCGCCCGGCTCCGAGAGGAGCCCGTCCCCGCCGTCGCCCATGAACCGGACGCGGGTGCAGCTGGCGGACATGTCCTCCAGTACGCCCCTGGCGGCGGACCGCCCGTCGACCACAAAGGCGGGAAACGAGCAGGAGCAGCGCGGCTCGCTGCGCTCCTCCGCGTTGAATATCTTCTTGGGGGCGGCCAGTTCGAGGATCGTGCCCGGCGAGTCCAGAGTGCTCAGCACCCGGGTGTTGAAGCCGAGCAGCTTGCCGTCAAAGGCGTAGCGGACCAGGGCGAAGGCGTCGGTCTCCAGACGCCGCACGGCCGCCTCCGGCAGGTCGGCAA includes the following:
- a CDS encoding HD domain-containing protein; this encodes MPLSTHKKLVREFAESHLTGEENNDYHIRLKLDHSMRVLDNGLAIIGNEGINGRTGELAAMAALYHDIGRFPQFARYATFKDADSVNHGRMGVLTLRRLDLPGGFTDHEWRLIKTAVGLHNVKEVNPDMKKPLAVMVGVTRDADKIDIFSVILDHLSRPRSPGQVVIHQLEEHPTRYTPAVYEAVMSGGSCDYALLKYDKDFLLLLTGWLFSLRYGTSARLLRERGLVARTFGMLPENEEIRALEKKVFRHLEAKEAARPEG
- a CDS encoding sterol desaturase family protein, with amino-acid sequence MTTETLLRLGSFLAILAVMGAAETLRPRRGLSTGKGRRWFANLSVAVLASVLTRVLIPILPAGVAAYCRTHGLGLLHLVSPPPVLAWIVSVLVLDMAIYWQHVLFHRRQLLWRVHRMHHADLDIDASTGIRFHPIEIVLSMLIKLAVVLVLGPPAGAVILFEILLNGCAVFNHANVRIPLHVDRVLRLFLVTPDQHRVHHSTNMREANMNFGFNFPWWDRMFRTYKPQPDLGHERMRIGLNIFRDREYGGLIRMLTIPFL
- a CDS encoding NAD(P)/FAD-dependent oxidoreductase → MSDTLYDVVILGSGPGGLQAAIHASRKKARTLMLGRIDNSSLYWAHVENYCCQIKISGEEILKKGRDQAESFGAEFRDEDVLAIEPDGKLFSLKLESGDTVRAKTVILATGSSRNKLGVPGEKELLGKGVSYCVDCDAGFYRNEVVAVAGCRSAAAGGAVALTNFASEVHLYCEELDVNEGLRRQLDETGVKVHEGVSIKEIRGENAVSSVLLSDGATQDVTGVFIELGAKGVLELTAMLGVQLDENMKYIEADKKQRTNVPGVYAAGDICGPPLQMAKAVGEGCVAGIEAATYAKKLEKDE
- a CDS encoding PilZ domain-containing protein, yielding MDIAVGDSIILEVSTFEDRFLGMVAGLKPDGRLMVFADLPEAAVRRLETDAFALVRYAFDGKLLGFNTRVLSTLDSPGTILELAAPKKIFNAEERSEPRCSCSFPAFVVDGRSAARGVLEDMSASCTRVRFMGDGGDGLLSEPGGSVRLTFHPFDMAGDGISVGCTVLKTFMKDHVHYAVLRFNNDEPDARKRISGFIEAQVCCRIPGL